GGCGCTAGCCTCGGGGATCACGCGCAATTCCGGTGCCACGCGCACCTGCATCAATTGATACGAACGGCCGGACAGCATTTGCTGATAGCTGCCCTGCATGGCCATGACCTTGGACGCCTGGCCGGATTCGCGCGCAAGCCGCAGCACGATGATGGCCGCGTCGCGCAGAGGCAGCAGCGGTGTGACCCACTTGGCGATGTCCTGGCGGCGCTGATCGGGATGAATCTGCTGCCAGGCGTAGTAGGACGGCAAATCGAACTTGCAGGTGCCGCCCGGAATGATCGCGCGACTGCGGATGCTGGCGAGCCACTCGTTGTCTGCAAGATGCTGGCCGGTCTTGCCCTGCATCTGCGAAAGCCCAGCGAGAGTTTGCTCGATCTCGCCGAGCACAGCCTCAAGCGCGTTCTGTTCGATTCCCGGATTGCCGCGAAACGGCGCCAGCGTTTGCCGTTGGCGCTCGAGTTCCTTCATCAGATCCGACTTCAGATCCGCGCGGCCCGCAACC
The nucleotide sequence above comes from Paraburkholderia sp. FT54. Encoded proteins:
- the zapD gene encoding cell division protein ZapD; the protein is MILYEYPFNERIRTLLRLEDLFERFTFFLTQEDAREHHVALTTLFEISEVAGRADLKSDLMKELERQRQTLAPFRGNPGIEQNALEAVLGEIEQTLAGLSQMQGKTGQHLADNEWLASIRSRAIIPGGTCKFDLPSYYAWQQIHPDQRRQDIAKWVTPLLPLRDAAIIVLRLARESGQASKVMAMQGSYQQMLSGRSYQLMQVRVAPELRVIPEASANKYMLWVRFTVQDGDLRPRAVDVDVPFQLTLCSL